CACTCGAGGTCGCTCTTGGAGGGCTTGGCGGCGACCCGGTCGGCGCCGGTGTTGCGCACCAGCCGCGTCTCCAGCCCCGCGTACAGCTCGACGAACGAGACCCGCAGCCCGCGGTCGGCGTACGGCGCGATGAAGCGGCGCACGTAGTCGGCGTCCTCGGGCAGGTCGACGCCCCACACGAACGTGGCGACCAGCCGCATCCCGGACGCGGCGGCCTCCTCGACGACCTCGCGCCGCCACGCCTCCTTGAGCCGCTCGAAGCCCGGGTGCCCGAAGCCGAACACCTCGGCCAGCGGCTCGATGACGTGGTGGTTGTGGAAGAGCCGGAAGTCGGAGGCGGCCGTGATCGTGCGCCCGACGGTCATCTTCCCGACCGCTGGCGGGCCGATCACGACGAGCAGCTCTCCCGAGGACATGCGCGGAGGCTAACCAGTTGCCCCGCTGGACGCGATGGCGTTTCCTGCGCGCATGAGCGACATGTGGCTGCCCCAGGACGAGGACCCGCGGATGCAGGCCGGTCCGACCCGCGGCGAGAAGGAGACGGTGCTCGGCTACCTCGAGCACTACCGCGCCACGCTGGAGCTCAAGTGCGGCGGCCTCTCCCCCGCGCAGATGGCGACCGCGTCGGTGCCGCCGTCGCGGATGTCGCTGCTCGGCATGGTGCGCCACCTGGCCCGCGTCGAGCACCACTGGGCGCGGCGGGTGCTGGAGGGCGAGACCGGGCTGGAGCGGCTCTTCCAGTCCGAGGACGCGGGGTTCACGCTCCCCGACACCGTCGAGGCGGCGTACGTCGACGAGGCCTGGGCCCGCTGGCGCGAGGAGGTCGCGCACGCCCGGTCGGTGGCCGACGCGATGGCGATGGACGCGCTGGTCGAGGTGCACGGCGAGCGGATCGAGGTGCGCGACGTGCTGGTGCACCTGGTCGAGGAGTACGCCCGTCACCTGGGTCACGTGGACCTGCTGCGCGAGTGCCTGGACGGCCGCGTCGGGCAGTGACCGCTGCGTTCTAGGGTGGAGCCGTGAGTACTGCGACCTCTGCCTGGGCCCACGGACTGGCCACCGTCTCGACCGACTCCGCCACCGAGGGCAGCGTCCTGGACGTGTGGTTCCCCCACCCCCACCTCGGTGAGCGTCCCGCCGACGACGAGGCTCCCCGTGAGCTGGTCGAGGCGACCGGCAGCGACCACGCACGCCGCATCCGCCGCGAGGTCGTGACCGTCGAGATCGCCGACCTCGCCGCCGCCCCGACCACCACCGCCGAGGTGTGGCTGCGCCTGCACCTGCTCTCCCACCGGCTCGTGGCACCGCACGGCCTGTCGTTGGAGGGCCAGTTCGGTCTGCTCACCAACGTGGTGTGGACCAGCGCCGGGCCGTGCGCGGTCGAGGGCTTCGAGGACACCCGTGCCCGGATGCGGATGCACGGTCAGCACGTGTCGGTCTACGGGATCGACAAGTTCCCGCGGATGACCGACTACGTCGTCCCCACCGGCGTGCGCATCGCCGACGCCGACCGCGTGCGCCTGGGCGCCCACCTCGCCTCGGGCACCACCGTCATGCACGAGGGCTTCGTGAACTTCAACGCCGGCACGCTCGGCGCCTCGATGGTCGAGGGCCGCATCTCGGCCGGCGTCGTCGTCGGCGACGGCTCCGACGTGGGCGGCGGGGCCTCGATCATGGGCACCCTGTCCGGCGGCGGCAAGCAGGTCATCTCCATCGGCGAGCGCTGCCTGCTCGGCGCCAACGCCGGCCTGGGCATCTCGCTGGGCGACGACTGCGTGGTCGAGGCCGGTTGCTACGTCACCGCCGGCACCAAGGTGACCGTCCGCGGTGTCGCCGGCGTCGAGGACGGCGAGGTCATCAAGGCCGCCGAGCTCTCCGGCGCCAGCAACGTGCTGTTCCGTCGCAACTCCGTCACCGGCGCCGTCGAGGCCGTGCCGTGGAAGGGCGAGGGCATCGCGCTCAACGCCGACCTGCACAAGAACTGACTTGGAGCCGTCCCGGACCATGGGGGCGTGAACCCCGCGAGCAAGGCCGTCGGCGCCCTGCTGGCCCTCGGGCTCGTGGCCGCCACGGCCGTGGGCGCCTGGTACGTCGTGCGCGAGATCGGCCCGGGGTTCCTCCCCGACCGATGCGAGGCGACGGTCGGCGGCCGGACCGTCGAGCTCACCCCCGAGCAGGCCGAGAACGCCGGGCTGATCGCGGCCATCGGCGTACGACGCGGGCTGCCGGCGCGGGCGGTGTCGATCGCGCTCGCGACCGCCTACCAGGAGTCGGGCATTCGCAACCTGACCACCGGTGACCGCGACTCGCTGGGGCTCTTCCAGCAGCGGCCGTCGCAGGGGTGGGGCACCAAGCGCGAGGTCACCGACCCGGTGCACGCCACGAACGCCTTCTACGACGCGCTGGTCGAGATCGAGGGCTACCGCGACCTGCCGATCACCGAGGCCGCGCAGGCCGTGCAGCGCTCGGCGTTCCCCGAGGCCTACGCCGACCACGAGGACGACGCCCGCGCCCTGGCCAGCGCGCTGACCGGCAACTCCCGGGCCGCGTTCCACTGCGAGGTCCCCGGCACGGCCGAGGCGGCCGACGCCCGGCTGGGCGGCAACGGGCTGACCCCGCGGGCCGAGGACGTGCGGACGGAGGCGGTGGCGGTCTTCGGCCCCCTCTCCCTGGGCGGGTTCGCCCCCGGTGGCGTGCGGGACGGCCACATCCCCGGGTCGACGCACTACGACGGTCGCGCGGTCGACATCTTCTTCCGGCCGATCAGCGACGCCAGCCGGACCCGCGGCTGGGCCGTCGCGTCGTACCTCGTGGCGCAGGCCGAGCGGCTGTCCATCCAGACGATCATCTTCGACGCCAAGATCTGGACCGCCCGCCGCAGCGACGAGGGCTGGCGGAAGTACGACACCCCCGACCGCCCCGGGGACCCCGACGTCCTGGCCCACCGCGACCACGTGCACGTCGACGTGTTCAGCTGAGGCGGGCGAGCAGAGCGTCTACGCCCCGACCTCCCACTCGACCTCGACCAGCGGGTCGGGCCGGTAGCGGCACCAGGTGCCGGTGATCACCGTGGCGTCGAGGTGGGCGGCCACCGCGGGGTGCTGCTCCGCGAGACGCGCCAGCGCGTAGCGGATGGAGCGGGTGACGGCGGTGCGAGCGCGCTCCGCGGACCCGCCCACGGTGCGCACGCGGCCGTGCAGCCCCACGGCCGCCCCCAGCTCGGCCAGCAGGAACTCGCGGTCCCGCATCGCCAGCTCCTGGCGCGCCAAGTCGTGCTCCTCGAGTGCCTCCTGGAGGTCCTCATCGGCCTCGAGCAGCCGGCGGCGGTAGGCCACCCGGGCAGCCTCGTCGATGGCCGTCAGGCCCGGCTCCTCCAGGACCGATCCCGACTCCGCGGCCACCAGGTCGAGCACATGCACCTCCCGGCCCGCAGCGGCCAGGAGCACCCGCAGGTACCGCAGGCCCTTGAGGTCGCGCACCGGGCCACCCTCGTCGGCGAGTCCCACCCAGCGCAGGTCGCCCTCGCGTGTCCATCGCCCCGGCACTCGACGCGGCGACCATCCCGGTCCCCACCCGGGTCCCCCGCTCGGCGCGGCGCAGGGCACCCCGAAGGCCGCGAACCCGGACTGCGCCGCCAACCGCTCCTCTGCCGCTGGGGTGGCCTCCCCGGCGACGTCGTGGGCCCGCGCCAGCAGGCCCCGCGCGACGGCGGCCTCGTAGGACCACCCGGCGTCGGCCGTGGCCGAGACGGCGGTCTGGGCCTGCGCCACGGCCGGCTCGCCCGCCGCCAGCAGCGCCCGGGTCCGGGCGACCGCGGCCAGGGCGGCGAGCCCCGGTCCGCCGTACCGCTCGGCGATGCCGCGCAGGCGGTCGGCGGCATGGTCGACGAGATCCGGGCGACGGGCGGCCGCCGCAACCTCGGCCAACCCCTCCAGGAGCGGGGCCAACCGCAGGTCGTGGAAGGGCGGGCGCTCCTTGGAGGGCATGGGCAGCGGGTGGGCGACGGCGTCGACGAGCATGTCGAGGGCCTCGGCGACGCGGCCCTGCGCCAGCCGCACCCGGGCCAGCGCCGGTTGCGGGCACCAGGCATGGGCGTACGCCGCCAGCAGCGCCTCCTCCGCCCCGACCAGGTCACCTCGCTGCAGTCGGATGGTCCCCAGCTCGACCAGCGGCCACCCCAGCTCCCGGCGCAGCCACGGCCTCAGCTCCTCGCAGGCCGCGAGCGCCTCGTCCTCGGCCGCCCGCGCGGGGCCCGAGGCCCGCAGGAGCTCGGCGCGGTGCACCCGGCAGCGTCCGTGGAGCCCTCCGAAGAGCTGGTCGTGGCGCCACCGGTCGAACACCTCGGTCCACTCCCGCGCCAGGTCGAGGCGTCCGAGGCCCTGGGCGCAGCAGACCAGCTCGCACAGCATCATCCCCGCTGTCATGGAGTCGAGCTCAGGTGAGGCCAGGTCGACCGCCAGCTCGTCGAGCATGCCGAGCCCCTCCTCGACGCGACCGGCGCTGACAGCCAGGCGGGCCTGGGCGGTCCGGCCGATGACGACCGCCGCGTGCACGTCCAGGCGACGCCCGAGGGCCACTGCTCGGTCGGCCAGCGCGGCGGACGCCGCGAGGTCGCCCGCGAAGAAGCGCTCGTAGGCCCGGACGACCGCGACCATCGCATGCAACGGGTGGTCGGGTGAGCCCACGACCAGTCGTTCGGCCCGACTGACCCAGCCGCGCACCGACGACATCAGGCCCGAGTCGATGAGCAGGTGGAGCGCGAGCCTCATGGCGGCCCGGGCGGCCTCCTCCGGGTCGCCCTCACGCAGGTGCAGCGCGTGCAGTTGCTCGTAGCCGTCCAGGGCCCCGTCGAGGTCACCGTCGGCGTAGGCCCGCCGGGCCCGCTCCTCGAGTCGGGCTGGCTCCTGGGGAGCCGCGGAGGTCCGCACCGTCACAGTGTGACACCGCATGTCACGCAGGAGGGGGTGTCAGCAGTCCCGTCATCGAAGGAGAGCCACCATGCGCATCGCCAAGCAGGACATCCCCACCAAGATCGACGTCCCCGGGGCGAAGGTCCGCCAGCTACCGGACTTCGGCACGGCGGACGGGCTCATCGGGGCCGAGCACTTCTCCCTCGACGCCGGGCTCGACATCAGCCCCCTCCTGCAGGGGCTGCCCGATGACGCCTGCCAGTCCCCCCACTGGGGCTTCGTCGTCACCGGCGCCCTCGTCGTGACCTACACCGACGGCACCGTGGAACGATGCTCCACCGGCGACCTCTTCCACTGGCCCGCCGGTCACTCGGTCGCGGTCCAGGAGGACGCCGAGGTGGTCGTCTTCAGCCCGACCGTGGCCCACACCGCCGTCCTCGACCACATGCTCGTCGGACTGGCAGCACCCGCGTGAGGCTCCTCCCGCGACTGCACCGCCTGGGATGGCGGCTCGCGGCTCGCCTGACCCGCCAGGGCGCGGGGCACGGTCGCGGCTGAGGGGACTCCGACCTCGCGATACTCCGAATGAAATCTCACCCTCAGCGCGCGCTGAGGGTGAAATCGAATGCGGAGTACCCGGATTTCAGCCCAACAACCGCTCGACGGCGGCGCCGATGCGCTCGTCGGTGGCGGTGAAGGCGACGCGGACGTGCCGGGACCCGGCGGAGCCGTAGAAGGAGCCGGGGGCGACGAGGATCCCGCGGTCGGCGAGCCAGGAGACGGTGTCCCAGCAGTCCTCGTCGCGGCTGCTCCAGAGGTAGAGCGAGGCCTCGGAGTGGTCGACCCGGAAGCCTGCCGACTCCAGCGCGGCCCGCAGGGCGCTACGCCGGGCGGCGTAGCGCGCGTGCTGCTCATCGGCGTGGGCGTCGTCGTCGAGCGCGGCGGCCATCGCGTGCTGCATGGGGCCGGGGACGATGAGCCCGAGGTTCTTGCGGACCGCGAGCAGCTCGCCGACCAGGTCGGGGTCGCCGGCGACGAACGCGCAGCGGTAGCCGGCGAGGTTGGAGCGCTTGGACAGCGAGTGCAGCGCCAGGATGCCCTCGGTCGAGCCGCCGTTGATCGAGGGGTGCAGCACCGAGACCGGCTCGGCCTCCCACGCGCACTCGAGGTAGCACTCGTCGGAGACCAGGACCGTGCCGCGCTCGCGGCACCACTCCACGACCTTGCGCAGGTGGTCGGGCGGCAGCACCCGGCCGGTCGGGTTGGAGGGGCTGTTGAGCCACAGCAGCGCCGGTGCGGTCGGCCCGAGCGAGACCAGCGAGTCGGTGGCGACCGGGGTGGCCCCGGCCAGCGCCGCACCCACCTCGTACGTCGGGTAGGCCAGCTCCGGGAACACGACCGTGTCCCCCGGCCCGACGCCCAGGTGCTGGGCCAGGGTCGCGACGAGCTCCTTGGAGCCGATCGAGGGGATGACCTGGTCGAGCCCGAGACCGGTCACGCCGTGGCGGCGCTCGAGCCAGTCCAGGCAGGCTTGCCGGACCCGCTCGACGCCGATGGTGACCGGGTAGCCCGGAGAGTCGGCGTGCTCACGCAGCGCTGCCCGGGCCACCTCCGGCGTCGGGTCGACCGGCGTGCCGACCGAGAGGTCGACGAGCCCGTCGGGGTGGGCGGAGGCGGTCGCCTTGTGCGCGGCCAGGCTGTCCCAGGGGAAGTCGGGCAGGCGCGCGGAGACGCGCCGGCCCGGCGTACGGAGGACCAACGGGTCGCTCAGTGGTCCTGGTTCTGCGGTGGCAGCGCGGCGACCATCGGGTGGTCGTGGTCGATCTCGCCCATCTTCGCGGCGCCACCGGGCGAGCCGAGATCGTCGAAGAAGTGCACGTTGGCGTCGTAGTACTCCTTGTTCTCCTCCGGGACGTCGTCCTCGTAGAAGATCGCCTCGACAGGGCAGACGGGCTCGCAGGCACCGCAGTCCACGCACTCGTCGGGGTGGATGTAGAGCATCCGCTTGCCCTCGTAGATGCAGTCGACGGGGCACTCGTCCACGCAAGCGCGGTCCTTGACGTCCACGCACGGCTGGGAGATGACGTAGGTCACCGGAATCCTCCTGGAGGGCTGGGCTTGGCCTGGTCGATCACGCGGCCGTCCGCCGGCCGGTCAACACCGTTGGCAGCCTAGTATCCCGGCGTGCACGACAGCGAGGAAGCCCACCCTTTGGAGCCCCGCATGTCGCCGCAGGCCGCCAGTCTCGGACCGCACGTCGTCGGTGAGCGGGTCGTGGTGCGCCGGCTGCTGCGCGGCGAGACCGGCCCCACGGGCGGCCCGGCGTTCACCGACCTGCTCGGCACCTGCCTCTCCTGGGCCGACGGCGTGTGCGTGGTCGCACCCGAGATCGGCGAGCCGGTGCGGATCGCGCTCGCCGACATCGTCTCCGGCAAGCCGGTGCCGCCGCGCCCCTCGGTGCGCCAGCGGGTGCCCACGCGCGAGGCCGAGCTCCGCGGCCTGCGGATGTTCCCCGGCACCCTCACCGAGCCGCTCGGCGACTGGCTGCTGCGCACCGACCCCGCCCCGGTCGGCCGGCTCTACAAGCGCGCCAACTCCTGCCTGGCCATCGGCGACCCCGGCGTCCCGGTCGAGCAGGCCGCCACCGACCTCCTCGAGTGGTACGACGCCCGCGGCCGCGACCCGCTCGCGCAGGTCGACGCGGGGTCGGTCAGCGAGGCTGGCCTGCTGGCCGCCGGGTGGGTGCCGCTGGAGCACGGGGCGGCCGAGCTGCGCCTGGGGTCGGTGTCGCGCACCCGGCGGGGGCTGGGCCCGACCACGGGCGAGGCCGTCGTGGCGCCGGAGTCCGGCGAGGACCGGGTGGTCGCCGTCGTACCCGGCGAGGGCGAGCCGCTGGCCGTGGGGCGCGCCGTCCTCGACGGCGACTGGCTGGGTCTGCACGAGCTGCGGGTGCGCCTGGAGCACCGTCGCCGCGGGCTGGCCCGCGACGTGGTCTCGACGCTGCTGGAGTGGGGCGCCGAGCGCGGCGCGCTCACCGCGTGGCTGCACGTGGAGAGCGACAACCACGGGGCCCGGGCGTTCTACGACTCGCTCGGGCTGGGGGTGCACCACACGGTGCGCTACCTCTCCCCCACGGGGACCTTCCGCGGCAGCCCCTGAGGTGGCTCAGCCGCCCTGGCCGCCCTCGCCGTCCTCCGGCGGCTTGCCGCAGCGCACGGAGTCACTGGGGGTGTAGACGGTGTGGAACTTCTCGGTGCGCACGACCTTGTCCTTGCCGGGCCGCCGGAAGTCGCGGAACACGTCGATCTGGAAGCCCGAGGAGCCGGTGTAGGCGTAGCAGTCGTCGGTCTGCAGGTAGCGGACCTCGGGCTCGGTGTAGGCGTAGCGGTTGCTGGCGCGGGCCTCGATGTCCCACACCTTCGTGGAGTACAGCGAGACGGTCACCGAGCCCTGCGAGGACGGGGTGCTGGGGCGGATGTAGGACTGCACGAAGACCCCGTGCTCGGTGTTGTTGCGGAACCGCAGGTCCAGGGCGCCCCAGGCGACGGTGGCCTCGCGACCGACCGGGTAGCGGTCGATGTAGAAGGAGTGCGGCTTGTGCTCGACGTCCTCCAGCCCGGCGAAGAACATCGCGTTGAACAGCGTCGTCGCCAGCTGCGAGACGCCGCCGCCGAGGTCCTCGCGCAGGATGCCGTTGGAGATGATGAAGCCCTCGGTGAAGCCGTTCTCGCGGGTGCGCTCGCCGACGATGTCGTTCATCGAGAACGTCTCGCCGGGCAGCAGCAGCGTGCCGTTGGTCAGCTCGGCGGCGCGGCCGATGTTGGTGTTGCGGTACTCCGCGTGGGGGTAGTAGGTCGTGAAGGTCGAGACCTGCTCCTTGATCCCCAGCTGCCGCACGTCCTTGGTGGTGACCTCGGGCTCCACGACGGTGGCGTCGACCTCACCGCGACGCTCCCCCTCCGGCTGCGTCAGGAGGTCGATGAACAGGGTGTAGACGTCGGCGTCCGCGAAGCTCACGCCGGGCTTGGCGGGGACGACCTCGGGCTCGCCGTCGACGATGCGCACGGTCGCGTCGACCGGCTCGCCCTGGACGGTCGACTGGTCCACGAGGTCCATCACCACGTCGATGTCGGTGGCCAGCGTGAGCACGCCGCCGTCGGCGTCGAGGCTCAGGGCCTTGGCGTAGTCGCTGGGCCGCAGCTTCACCGGGGTGTCGCCGAAGACCAGCGTCACCGGGCCGGACAGCGCGGGGTTGGCGTAGTCCTCCACGGCCTGCTCGACGTCGGCGTCGGTGATGTCCGGCTCGACCTCGACCAGCTCCAGCTCCGCGCTCGGCTCCTCCGACAGGTACGCCGCCACGAGGGCCTCTCGCACCGCCTCGTCGTCCAGCACCCGACCGGTCGTGGCCTTCGTGGTCCGGACGGTGGACCCGGTGAAGGAGACCGTCCCGTCGACCGGTGCGGTGCCGAGCTCGCCGTCCAGTCGCTGCACGGTCGCCTGCATCCGCTGCTCGTCGACCGTGACGACCGGGGCGACCTCGTCACCGCCGGTCCAGTAGTCCCAGAGCCGGCCCGGCGCCCAGGAGTCGCCGGCCCCGGCGGCCTCGACCGTCGCGTCCAGCGCAGGCTCGAGCCCGGCCTCGGAGGGTGCGACCGTCGTGCTCTCGCCGTCGACCGTGACGGTGATCGGCGCGTCGACCCGGTCCCGCCAGGCGCGGGCCAGCGTCTGCTTCGCCTCGGCCGGTGTCTGCCCGCCGACGGCGACCCCGCCGACGGTCGTCCCGCGCGGAACCCGGTCGCTCGCGAACGCCCCGGCAGCGGCGTACCCGCCCCCGAGGAGGAGGGCCACCGTCGCCACGGCCACGACGACGGCCCTGCCGCCGAGGGCTTCGCGTCCGGAGTCCTTTGCCATGGGGCGAGTCTAGGAAGGAGGCGGTGGCGGGTCGTGCACGGGCTGCGACGTGGGGCGCGCGGGGCGTCCGGCGGGCAGCAGCCCGGCCAGGCCGATCCCCAGCCACAGCGCTGCCTGGCAGGCCAGCAGCAGGCTCGCGGTGCCCGCCAGGACGACGTCGCCCTCGCCCTGCGGCCACGACAGCGCCAGCGGCACCGCGGCGAAGCCGACGGCCCACCAGATCCGCCCGGGGGGCGGGGTCGCCGCGGTGACGGCGGCGCCGGCGAGGAGCGTGACGGTGAGCCAGAGGAAGGACTGGTGCAGCGCGGCCCCGGCCAGCCCGACGACGAGACCGAGCAGCAGCAGCCCCGCCCGCGTCACAGCCCCGCGAACAGGTCGGTCTCGAGGCCGTCCTCGCCGAGGGGGCCGAGCGCGCCCTTGGCGAGGCGGTAGTACTCCACGCCCCAGGCGGTGTCGCCGACGTTGTTGGACAGCGCGAAGAACGGCCCGTCGAGCTGGATCTGCGTGGGGTAGGCCTTCATCGCCGCCATCTTGCGGTCGACGAAGGCGGTGGCGTCGACGGCGCAGGAGAGGTGCTCGTCGGCGGTGACGAAGTGCGGCATCGGGCCGTCGGGGTCCATGCCCTCGAAGAACGTCTGCTCGCCGGCGTCGCGCAGCTTGCGCAGCCCCTCACGCATCTTCGACTCCGACATGGCGTTCCAGTAGATCTTGGCGATGTCCCAGGCCTCGCCGAGCTCGGGGCGGTAGGACGGCACCGCGGCCAGGTGCGCGGCGTACGTCGCGACGCGGTGGGCCTGGATGTGGTCGGGGTGTCCGTAGCCGCCGAACTGGTCGTAGGTGGCCATCACCTGCGGGCGGACCTCGCGGATGATCTGCACCAGCTCGTCGGCCGCGACGGTGAGGTCGGCGTTGGCGAAGGCGCGGTCGTCGGTCTCGTCGGCGGCGATGGCGTGGCCGGCCTCGTGCCACTTCATGCCGGAGTCGCGGAAGCGGCCGAAGCCGCCGAGCCAACGGTGGTCGGTGACGCCGAGGGCGGCCATGGCGTCCTCGATCTCGGTACGCCGGTGCTCGCCGAGGCCGTCCTCCTGGTCGGCGGCGAGGTGGGCCAGGTCGGGGACGAGGATCTCGCCCATCTCCCCCGCGGTGCAGGTGACGCAGGTGACCTGGCGGCCCTCGGCGACGTACTTGGCCATCGTGGCGCCGTTGCCGATGGTCTCGTCGTCGGGGTGGGCGTGCACGAGCAGGAGGCGCTGGGTCGCGTCAGGCATCGGTCCTCTTGATCCTTCGGGGCGCGGTGGGGAGGTCGAGCGGAGAACCCGCCCGGGGCGCGGGTTGTTCCTGCTCCTCGTCGAGCCACCCGTCGAACTCGTCGACGAGGACCTCGGCGATGAGGGCCGGGGCGTCGGTCAGCACGGCCCAGGGGTGGTCCTCGTCGTCGTCCTCGCCCTGGAGCCGCTCGCGGACGACCTCGGCGTCGAAGCCGTCCGCTCGCAGCCGTTGCTCCACGGCGAGGGCGTCGTCCTCGTCGAAGACGATGATGCGGCGGGTCCCGCTGCCGCCCCCGGCGAGGCTCGCGGCGTGCTCGAGGGCGAAGCGCAGCTCGGGGAGGAACGGCCGGTCCGGCTCGAGCCAGTCGATGGTGTCGAGCTCGTCGGGTGCCAGCCAGCGGACCTCGTCGTGCTCGGTGGGAGTCGGCTCGCCCCGCGTCAGGCGTGCGAGGGCGGCGCGCAGCTCGTGGGTCTCGCCGATGGGCGTGCTGCCCTCGAGCCAGGCGGTCACCTCGATGTCGCAGCCGAGCTCCTCGGCGATCTCGCGCTCCAGCGCGGCCGTGGGCGGTTCGCCCGGCTCGCACTTGCCCCCCGGGAGCTCCCAGCGCCCCGCGGCCTCCGGCGGCGCCGTACGCCGGGCTGCCAGCACGCGCCCGCCGCGCACGATGGCGGCTGCCACGACGACCTTCCTCACGGGGCACGACCCTATCCGGAGCGTCCGGCACGCTCACGTCGGACGACCCCGGACAAATCCGAACAGCTTTGGGGCCGGATCCACCAGACGGGGAGGCCACCGGAGACGAGGCTGGTGGCTCCCCATCCTCACGAAACGGATCCCCCATGCGACGAATGCTCACGGCCACCTTGGTCGGCGCCGCCCTCACCTTGACGGCGGGCATCCTCAGCCCAGCCACTGCCGAGGAGACCACCGGCCTCACGACCGAACGTGTCGGGATCGCTGCGGACACAGGCGGCTACCCCACCATCCACTTCGGCTTCTACGGGCTCCTGGCGACGTTCACAGACACGACGCCGGACAGCAGCCACCGGTACGTCGCGACCGCGACGCAGGTGACCGCCGAGGGCGAGGAGCCGGGCGTGGTCAAGGAGGGCGAGGGCTACGTCTGGGAAGGGTGGGACGGGGTCACCCCGATGCAGGTCTACATCCCCAACGACGGCGACATGGCGATCGGCGACACGTTCGACGTCGTCCTCAGCGAGTACGACGGCGACGTCCTCGTCGAGCAGTCCGCAGCCGTCGCTCACACCGTGCGGGTGATCAGTCACCCCTCGAACCTTCGGATGAAGCGCTCGTCGAAGAAGGCGGTGCGCGTCGGTGAGGTCGTCAAGATGCGCTGGACCGGGGCCTTCGGTGAGGACGTCGCCTCGGTCACCCAGGTGATCGCGGCCCGCAAGGGGCGCTCCTTCGGTGAGTCCCGCCGCGACTTCCTTGTCTGCAAGAACTCCTACTGCCCCACGAAGAAGGGCATCACGTACGTCTCGACTCGCAGCAAGGACCTGGCCACCAGGTTCCGGGTACCGAAGCACTTCCGCGGGAAGACCCTGGTCATCTCCATCTACGGTCAGGCCGCGGTCGAGGACACCGTCTCCCTGGCAGCGCCGTGGGGTTGGTACTACGAGCTGAAGGTGCGTCGCTGACCCACCGACGTGCTGGCTACCGCAGGTGAGGGCGTCTCAGCACCTGCGGTAGCCCGGTCGTGCCCCTCAGCGGGCGCCATGGCGCCCGCTGAGGGGCACGACCCGTCCGGGCGGGCGTGGTGCGGCAGGCTGTCGCCATGACGTCTCGGGCCCCTGCAGCCACGCCCCTGGTGGGCGTGCCGTTCTGGCCGGCGGCGGCCTTCGTCCTCGTGTGGTCCTCGGGGTACGTCGCGGGGCCGGCCGGGGTCGAGGTCGTCTCGCCGTTCTGGGTGCTGGTGCTGCGGTTCGCGGTGGCGGCGCTGATGCTCTACCCCCTGGCGCGCCTGACCCGCGGAGCGCTGCGGATCTCGCGCGAGGACCTCGTGCGGGTCGCGGCGTCGGGGCTGGTGATGAACGGGCTGCTGTTCGGCACGATGTACGCCGCATTCGAGCTCGGCCTGCAGGCCACCCTCGGCGCGCTGCTGCACTCGCTCTCACCGGTGCTCACCGCGGTGCTGGCGGGGGTGCTGCTCGGTGAGCGGCTGACCCGGCTGCAGGTGGTCGGGTTCGTGGTCGGCGTGGCGGGGGTCGTAGTGGTGCTCGGGCCCGACATCGACCGGGCCGGTGGCGTCGCCGGGCTGCTGCTGGGCGTCGCCTCGCTGGCGTGCCTGTCGCTGGGGACGCTCGGGCAGCGGTGGATCGGCACCCGCACGGACCCGATCTGGTCAGCGACGCTGCAGTGCGCGGTGTGCGTGCCGCCGCTGGTCGTGCTCGCGCTGGCCGTCGAGGGGGCGCCCAGCGTGGGTTCCCCGGTCGACGCCACGGTCGCGGTGCTGTGGCTGGCAGGCGTGAACTCGGTGCTCGGGCTCCTGCTGCTCGGGCTGCTGGTGCGCCGCGGCGGTGCCGGGGCGAGTGCCAGCGTGTTCTTCCTGATGCCGCCGGTGACGGCCGTGCTGGCGTGGGTGCTGCTCGACGAGCGGCTCACCGGGCTGGCGGTGCTGGGGCTGGCACTCTCGACGGTCGGGGTCGCGGTCGCGACGAGGCGGCGGTCGTGAGCTCACTGCTCGACGTGCCACTCCCCCGACGGATGCACCGGCTCCCCGTCGTACGGCTGGTGCACGGGGGTGCGGCCGAGCGAGCCTGGTCGT
This genomic window from Nocardioides marinus contains:
- a CDS encoding VanW family protein, translating into MAKDSGREALGGRAVVVAVATVALLLGGGYAAAGAFASDRVPRGTTVGGVAVGGQTPAEAKQTLARAWRDRVDAPITVTVDGESTTVAPSEAGLEPALDATVEAAGAGDSWAPGRLWDYWTGGDEVAPVVTVDEQRMQATVQRLDGELGTAPVDGTVSFTGSTVRTTKATTGRVLDDEAVREALVAAYLSEEPSAELELVEVEPDITDADVEQAVEDYANPALSGPVTLVFGDTPVKLRPSDYAKALSLDADGGVLTLATDIDVVMDLVDQSTVQGEPVDATVRIVDGEPEVVPAKPGVSFADADVYTLFIDLLTQPEGERRGEVDATVVEPEVTTKDVRQLGIKEQVSTFTTYYPHAEYRNTNIGRAAELTNGTLLLPGETFSMNDIVGERTRENGFTEGFIISNGILREDLGGGVSQLATTLFNAMFFAGLEDVEHKPHSFYIDRYPVGREATVAWGALDLRFRNNTEHGVFVQSYIRPSTPSSQGSVTVSLYSTKVWDIEARASNRYAYTEPEVRYLQTDDCYAYTGSSGFQIDVFRDFRRPGKDKVVRTEKFHTVYTPSDSVRCGKPPEDGEGGQGG
- the mshB gene encoding N-acetyl-1-D-myo-inositol-2-amino-2-deoxy-alpha-D-glucopyranoside deacetylase is translated as MPDATQRLLLVHAHPDDETIGNGATMAKYVAEGRQVTCVTCTAGEMGEILVPDLAHLAADQEDGLGEHRRTEIEDAMAALGVTDHRWLGGFGRFRDSGMKWHEAGHAIAADETDDRAFANADLTVAADELVQIIREVRPQVMATYDQFGGYGHPDHIQAHRVATYAAHLAAVPSYRPELGEAWDIAKIYWNAMSESKMREGLRKLRDAGEQTFFEGMDPDGPMPHFVTADEHLSCAVDATAFVDRKMAAMKAYPTQIQLDGPFFALSNNVGDTAWGVEYYRLAKGALGPLGEDGLETDLFAGL
- a CDS encoding NUDIX domain-containing protein; this translates as MRKVVVAAAIVRGGRVLAARRTAPPEAAGRWELPGGKCEPGEPPTAALEREIAEELGCDIEVTAWLEGSTPIGETHELRAALARLTRGEPTPTEHDEVRWLAPDELDTIDWLEPDRPFLPELRFALEHAASLAGGGSGTRRIIVFDEDDALAVEQRLRADGFDAEVVRERLQGEDDDEDHPWAVLTDAPALIAEVLVDEFDGWLDEEQEQPAPRAGSPLDLPTAPRRIKRTDA
- a CDS encoding DMT family transporter, coding for MTSRAPAATPLVGVPFWPAAAFVLVWSSGYVAGPAGVEVVSPFWVLVLRFAVAALMLYPLARLTRGALRISREDLVRVAASGLVMNGLLFGTMYAAFELGLQATLGALLHSLSPVLTAVLAGVLLGERLTRLQVVGFVVGVAGVVVVLGPDIDRAGGVAGLLLGVASLACLSLGTLGQRWIGTRTDPIWSATLQCAVCVPPLVVLALAVEGAPSVGSPVDATVAVLWLAGVNSVLGLLLLGLLVRRGGAGASASVFFLMPPVTAVLAWVLLDERLTGLAVLGLALSTVGVAVATRRRS